In Acropora muricata isolate sample 2 chromosome 11, ASM3666990v1, whole genome shotgun sequence, one DNA window encodes the following:
- the LOC136891101 gene encoding tRNA wybutosine-synthesizing protein 5-like produces MLAFNNFCTKFFRTLPFNHFVKRASEDIHEEYFLCPEEKYYLRSLGDDPRKDISDIRVQFPTLAEDINIPSFYLDDQFFSSVFRISSPNAQLWTHYDIMDRDNPLIQVTGRKRVVLFSPRDATKLYLNGDKSEVLDIDNPDLKKYPKFVDAVQYDCCMEPGDMLFIPALWFHNVTSLQFGVAVNVFWRHLDHCYYDNKDTYGNKDLVPATRAMQIMDRAIKALQELPEEYRDFYARRVVSKVKDKCYILKNEDSVQTNGNSDPDDAGIKHC; encoded by the exons ATGCTGGCTTTTAATAACTTTTGTACAAAATTTTTCAGAACCCTTCCATTCAACCACTTTGTGAAACGAGCCAGTGAAGACATCCATGAAGAATATTTTCTTTGCCCA GAAGAAAAGTACTACTTAAGATCCCTCGGAGATGATCCTAGAAAG GACATTTCAGATATAAGAGTACAGTTTCCCACATTGGCTGAAGATATCAATATTCCTAGCTTTTACCTTGATGACCAATTCTTTTCCAGTGTTTTTAGGATCAGCTCCCCAAATGCACAGCTATGGACTCATTATGAT ATTATGGACCGTGACAATCCTCTTATTCAAGTCACCGGACGAAAACGTGTGGTACTTTTCAGTCCAAGAGACGCGACTAAACTTTATCTTAATGGTGATAAATCTGAGGTGTTGGATATTGACAATCCTGACTTGAAAAAGTACCCGAAGTTTGTTGACGCCGTGCAGTATGACTGTTGTATGGAGCCTGGAGACATGTTGTTCATCCCAGCCCTTTGGTTCCATAATGTCACCTCTTTGCAA TTTGGAGTAGCAGTAAATGTCTTCTGGCGTCACTTGGACCATTGCTACTATGACAACAAGGACACGTACGGCAACAAAGATCTTGTCCCTGCCACACGAGCCATGCAAATAATGGACCGCGCTATTAAGGCCCTGCAGGAACTCCCTGAGGAGTACCGAGACTTTTATGCAAGAAGGGTGGTTAGCAAAGTGAAGGATAAGTGTTACATACTTAAAAACGAAGACAGCGTCCAAACAAATGGGAATTCGGACCCAGACGATGCAGGAATAAAACATTGTTAG